From Vidua macroura isolate BioBank_ID:100142 chromosome 5, ASM2450914v1, whole genome shotgun sequence, the proteins below share one genomic window:
- the AKR1D1 gene encoding aldo-keto reductase family 1 member D1 — protein sequence MNLTAESHRIPLSDGNSIPLLGLGTYADPQKTPKGSCLEAVKIAIDAGYRHIDGAFVYFNEHEVGQAIREKIAEGKIKREDIFYCGKLWNTCHPPELVRPTLEKTLKILQLDYVDLYIIELPMAFKPGDALYPKDENGKFIYHETDLCATWEALEACKDAGLAKSIGVSNFNRRQLEMIMSKPGLKYKPVSNQVECHPYFTQPKLLEFCRQHDIVIVGYSPLGTSRDESWVNVSSPPLLKDPVLNAIGKKYNKTAAQIALRFNVQRGVVVIPKSFNPQRIRENFQIFDFSLTEKEMKEIEALNKNVRYVELLMWRDHPEYPFNDEY from the exons ACTCCCAAAGGTTCCTGTCTGGAGGCGGTGAAGATTGCCATCGATGCTGGTTACCGCCACATCGACGGTGCCTTTGTCTACTTCAATGAGCATGAAGTGGGACAAGCCATCCGGGAGAAGATTGCTGAAGGGAAGATCAAGCGAGAAGACATATTTTACTGTGGCAAG CTGTGGAATACCTGCCACCCCCCAGAGCTGGTGCGTCCCACGCTGGAGAAAACCCTGAAGATCCTGCAGCTGGACTATGTTGACCTCTACATTATTGAGCTGCCAATGGCTTTCAag cctggagatgcACTCTACCCAAaagatgaaaatggaaaatttatcTATCATGAGACAGACTTATGTGCCACTTGGGAG GCTCTGGAGGCATGCAAAGATGCAGGCTTGGCAAAGTCTATTGGAGTATCCAATTTCAACCGCAGGCAACTGGAGATGATCATGAGCAAGCCAGGACTTAAGTACAAACCTGTCAGCAACCAG GTAGAATGCCATCCCTACTTCACCCAACCCAAACTCCTAGAATTTTGCAGACAACATGACATTGTTATTGTTGGGTACAGCCCATTGGGAACCTCAAGGGATGAATCATG GGTAAATGTGTCCTCTCCTCCTTTACTGAAGGATCCTGTGCTGAATGCCATTGGCAAGAAGTACAACAAGACTGCGGCACAGATTGCTTTGCGTTTCAATGTCCAGCGAGGTGTGGTGGTGATCCCAAAAAGTTTCAATCCACAACGCATCAGAGAGAATTTCCAG ATCTTTGACTTCTCCCTCACTGagaaagagatgaaagaaattGAAGCCCTGAACAAAAATGTTCGTTATGTGGAACTGTTAAT GTGGCGTGACCATCCAGAGTACCCCTTCAATGATGAATACTGA